A part of Limihaloglobus sulfuriphilus genomic DNA contains:
- a CDS encoding NAD(P)/FAD-dependent oxidoreductase translates to MSDNLYDVIIAGGGPAGLGAALYASRDRLKTLVIEKLMPGGQINNTDLIENYPGIRQTSGLDLTQTMTKQVQEFGCEFKNGTEITGFERLDDGTIKVITKKNEYRARAVILSPGSNYRKLGVPGEDEFRNAGAGVSYCGTCDAPFFRGKRVVAVGGGNTALEEAMHLAKFASDVTLVHRREEFRATQVLQEEFSRLAAQQDSNLRSRLDTVVEAIEGNGKVERAILKNVKTGEKEAYECDGVFIFVGMVPNTAFVKDFVDLDSDGFIKCDTAFLRTKVPGVFASGDCRVGAAMQLVTAVADGVNAAIAMKHYFRDANWWNKPLKDTHTVGGW, encoded by the coding sequence ATGAGTGACAATTTATATGATGTGATAATAGCCGGCGGCGGGCCGGCAGGTCTCGGGGCAGCTCTGTACGCATCCCGTGACAGACTCAAAACCCTTGTCATAGAAAAACTTATGCCCGGCGGCCAGATAAACAACACAGACCTTATCGAGAATTACCCCGGAATCAGACAGACCAGCGGCCTTGATCTGACACAGACAATGACAAAACAGGTGCAGGAATTCGGCTGCGAGTTCAAAAACGGTACTGAAATCACCGGCTTTGAAAGATTAGATGACGGCACAATAAAGGTAATTACCAAAAAGAACGAGTACAGAGCAAGGGCTGTAATTCTTTCTCCCGGCAGTAATTATCGCAAACTCGGAGTCCCCGGCGAGGATGAGTTCCGCAATGCAGGTGCCGGCGTTAGTTATTGCGGCACGTGCGATGCACCGTTTTTCCGCGGCAAAAGGGTGGTCGCTGTCGGCGGCGGCAATACAGCCCTTGAAGAGGCGATGCACCTGGCAAAATTCGCATCTGATGTAACGCTTGTTCACCGCCGCGAGGAGTTCCGCGCAACACAGGTACTCCAGGAAGAATTCAGCCGTCTCGCCGCACAGCAAGACAGCAATCTGCGGTCACGGCTCGATACGGTTGTAGAGGCCATCGAGGGTAATGGCAAAGTCGAGCGGGCTATTCTGAAGAACGTAAAAACCGGTGAAAAAGAGGCTTATGAATGCGACGGAGTGTTTATATTCGTCGGCATGGTACCCAACACCGCTTTTGTAAAAGATTTTGTCGATCTGGATTCTGACGGTTTTATCAAATGTGATACGGCGTTTCTGCGGACCAAGGTGCCCGGCGTATTTGCCTCGGGCGATTGCCGTGTCGGAGCTGCAATGCAGCTTGTAACTGCTGTTGCGGACGGAGTTAACGCCGCGATAGCGATGAAACACTATTTCCGCGATGCTAACTGGTGGAACAAGCCGTTAAAAGATACCCATACCGTTGGCGGCTGGTAA
- a CDS encoding type II secretion system protein GspD encodes MASLRFSSRMRFSRLTLISLAIIGTIICGNPADAFSQTNEATKKALQDQIAVARLACEEGMLESSQGVLDKIRKDFGQDLTDQDEAAISGIEDCLAAGRKLRADAQASLGTARQLYDNGNYVDAYKLSSQLAENKFLPVDDKMAAAKIKSASYKGYTEYQQEMKDLFDKSIEDYKAGNYETALKGFETVDESGVEVSHWFKDAGDYAEMTQAQMTKSQAEAQADAAKQAKAEKAAEEKKAAAEKAAAEKQEKAAKTQQPEVAVAVQNNTADESAQVQPDQNPDQVSNESMESAAPPAGGSSYIDQIQRTRNVKRQYTQVVVNDAIAKANEFMAQGDYAAARESLTAAYSNINKTKMVLGEQLYEQYNTQLNSMRDEIADKAEAAAVKDAQMRREEQSVLQSEMRQKMERERRAAVEEYKSNALEFHKKQRYEEALAQVNALLAIDPLNDFGLAMKMSLEDTISWREQSMVQKTKYEQEIKTLIEADRSSIPWSDDVHYPSNWLEISKKRDALFTDGENPEDAAINKQLETVIDLMEITQDTSFEDAIEIIKTSVEPNFNIVVLWRDLEDNAFIDRDTPVNVTFSSPVSASMALKLLLESVSGGFAELDYVVKNGIIQVATVESLPDRLQVVRYEVADLLGERALFQFEMDTSDLGNQGGGRSSGGGGGGSSSRRSSSSSQDDEDIDRTEMIERSALRVQELMDLIQQSIDPMSWYDAGGQATISTFNDKTLVISQTIKNHSEVRRLLNDLRASLGQQVALETRFLIVSQNFLEEIGVDVDFIVNAGGKWGDIIVDQNHASTTGGGQSTGVPGNLADNSAAAMISGGYGSILDDLQVQFLINATQSHRDTKSLNAPRVAVLSGESAAIRVTTDKSYVADYDFEDVTTANSDFNRVIADPEISTIQDGVILNVTPTISMDKKYVLLRITTSFTTTSFSQFEVPSGGETNDYFPIQLPESEIAEVRTRVSVPDSGTLLIGGQKLTGEVELQSGVPVLSKVPGLGRLFENRAKTKDTYVLLILVKPTILLQDELEAEAVAGMQTNY; translated from the coding sequence GTGGCTAGTTTACGTTTTTCCAGCAGAATGCGCTTTAGCAGATTGACGCTTATTTCGCTTGCAATTATCGGTACAATTATTTGCGGAAATCCTGCCGACGCGTTTTCTCAAACCAATGAAGCAACAAAAAAAGCACTTCAGGATCAGATTGCCGTTGCCCGGCTTGCCTGTGAAGAGGGCATGCTCGAATCTTCTCAAGGCGTACTTGACAAGATAAGAAAAGATTTCGGCCAGGATCTGACAGACCAGGACGAGGCGGCTATCAGCGGTATCGAGGATTGTCTGGCCGCCGGCCGCAAGCTCAGGGCAGACGCCCAGGCTTCGCTCGGCACCGCCCGGCAACTATACGATAACGGAAATTACGTAGATGCGTACAAACTTTCCTCCCAGCTGGCTGAGAACAAGTTTCTCCCTGTCGATGACAAGATGGCGGCTGCGAAGATAAAGTCTGCCTCGTATAAGGGTTATACCGAGTATCAGCAGGAAATGAAAGACCTCTTCGACAAAAGCATCGAAGACTACAAGGCCGGTAATTACGAAACAGCCTTAAAGGGTTTCGAGACTGTCGATGAGAGCGGCGTAGAAGTTAGCCACTGGTTCAAAGATGCCGGCGATTACGCAGAGATGACTCAGGCACAAATGACAAAGTCTCAGGCAGAAGCCCAGGCCGATGCAGCTAAGCAGGCTAAAGCTGAAAAAGCTGCCGAAGAAAAAAAGGCCGCCGCGGAGAAAGCCGCAGCAGAAAAACAGGAAAAAGCTGCCAAAACGCAGCAGCCTGAAGTTGCCGTTGCTGTCCAAAACAACACGGCAGACGAATCAGCTCAGGTGCAGCCTGACCAGAACCCCGACCAGGTATCAAACGAATCGATGGAGTCAGCGGCACCCCCAGCCGGCGGCTCTTCTTATATAGATCAGATACAGCGGACGAGAAATGTGAAGCGCCAGTACACACAGGTTGTTGTAAATGACGCTATCGCAAAAGCTAATGAATTCATGGCACAGGGCGACTACGCCGCGGCACGTGAATCACTTACCGCTGCCTATTCAAATATCAACAAGACCAAGATGGTTCTCGGCGAGCAGCTTTATGAGCAGTACAACACTCAGCTCAACTCTATGCGAGATGAGATCGCGGACAAGGCCGAGGCCGCCGCGGTAAAAGATGCCCAGATGCGCCGCGAGGAGCAAAGCGTTCTTCAAAGCGAGATGCGCCAGAAGATGGAGCGTGAACGTCGGGCCGCGGTAGAGGAATACAAGTCAAACGCCCTTGAATTCCATAAAAAACAGCGTTACGAAGAGGCTCTTGCCCAGGTCAACGCCCTGCTGGCAATCGATCCGCTCAACGATTTCGGCCTTGCGATGAAGATGTCTCTTGAAGATACAATTTCATGGCGTGAGCAGAGCATGGTACAGAAAACCAAGTACGAGCAGGAGATAAAGACCCTCATAGAAGCCGACCGTTCATCAATCCCCTGGTCAGACGATGTGCATTACCCGTCAAACTGGCTGGAAATCTCTAAGAAACGCGACGCCTTATTTACAGACGGCGAAAATCCCGAAGATGCCGCGATCAATAAACAGCTTGAAACGGTGATTGATCTGATGGAAATCACTCAGGACACATCTTTTGAGGACGCTATAGAAATTATAAAGACATCTGTCGAACCGAATTTCAACATCGTTGTACTCTGGCGTGACCTCGAAGATAACGCGTTCATTGACCGCGACACGCCGGTTAATGTAACATTCAGCTCGCCGGTAAGTGCCAGCATGGCATTGAAGCTGCTTTTGGAAAGTGTATCCGGCGGATTTGCTGAGCTTGATTACGTTGTTAAAAACGGAATTATCCAGGTCGCGACAGTAGAATCACTTCCGGACAGGCTTCAGGTTGTCCGTTATGAAGTAGCCGACCTGCTCGGTGAGAGGGCACTGTTCCAGTTTGAGATGGACACCTCGGACCTGGGTAACCAGGGAGGAGGCCGTTCAAGCGGCGGCGGCGGCGGTGGCAGCAGCAGCCGAAGAAGCTCATCCTCCAGTCAGGACGACGAAGACATCGACAGGACCGAGATGATCGAACGCTCGGCACTGCGTGTGCAGGAGCTGATGGACCTGATTCAGCAGAGTATTGACCCTATGAGCTGGTATGATGCCGGCGGACAGGCGACAATCTCCACATTCAATGACAAGACACTGGTTATAAGCCAGACTATCAAAAACCACAGCGAAGTGAGAAGACTCCTTAACGACCTTCGCGCCTCGCTCGGCCAGCAGGTTGCTCTGGAGACCAGATTCCTTATAGTAAGCCAGAACTTCCTTGAGGAAATCGGTGTAGATGTTGATTTTATAGTCAATGCCGGCGGAAAATGGGGTGATATCATCGTTGACCAGAACCACGCTTCAACTACCGGCGGCGGCCAGTCCACCGGCGTTCCCGGCAACCTCGCGGACAACTCCGCGGCGGCAATGATCAGCGGCGGTTACGGCTCTATACTTGATGACCTTCAGGTTCAATTCCTGATAAACGCCACCCAGTCCCACCGTGATACAAAGAGTCTCAACGCTCCGCGTGTTGCAGTGCTCAGCGGTGAGTCGGCGGCTATCAGGGTAACAACCGATAAATCCTACGTGGCAGACTACGATTTTGAAGATGTAACCACTGCTAACAGCGATTTTAACCGTGTTATCGCCGACCCTGAGATCAGCACGATTCAGGACGGTGTGATACTTAACGTTACCCCGACGATATCCATGGACAAGAAGTATGTCCTTCTGCGTATCACAACTTCTTTCACAACAACGAGTTTCAGCCAGTTTGAAGTACCTTCCGGCGGCGAGACAAACGATTATTTCCCGATTCAGCTGCCCGAGTCTGAAATCGCAGAGGTTCGTACCCGTGTCAGCGTGCCTGATTCAGGTACACTGCTTATCGGCGGCCAGAAGCTCACCGGTGAAGTTGAGCTGCAGAGCGGCGTGCCGGTTCTGAGCAAGGTTCCCGGGCTGGGAAGGCTCTTTGAAAACAGGGCCAAGACCAAAGATACATACGTTCTGCTGATACTGGTCAAGCCGACAATTCTGCTTCAGGATGAACTTGAGGCGGAGGCTGTAGCAGGTATGCAGACAAATTACTGA